The DNA region CCGGCTGGAGCAGCAGAAGGTCATCAGCGAGCATCCGCGCTTCGGACTGGTCTCCCTGGAGGAGAAGGATCCGCGCCTGCCGGAGGGCATGCGGTTCCCGGTCTGGCTCAAGCCCGTCAAGTCGTACTCGTCGGAGCTGGCCTTCGGCGTCGCGGACGAGACGGAGTTCCGGGAGGCCGTCGGGAAGATACGCGAGGGGATATCCCGCGTCGGAAGGCCCTTCGAGTACATCCTCGAACGGCTGGACCTGCCACCGGAGATCGCCGACGCCGGCGGTCAGGCATGTCTGGCGGAGGAGTCGCTCAGCGGCGTGCAGGCGGCGGTCGAGGGCTATGTGCGCGAAGGGGAGATCACCGTCTACGGCGCGCTGGACTCCATCGACTACCCGGACAGCTCCTGCTTTCTGCGCCACCAGTACCCCTCGCAGCTTCCCGAGCCGGTCCAGCGCCGCCTCAAGGACGTCGCAAAGCGCGTGATCGGCCAAATCGGCATGGACGACGCCACGTTCAGCGTCGAGTTCTTCTACGACGCCCAGCGGGACGAGGTGAACCTGCTGGAGATCAACCCCCGGCACTCCCAGTCGCACGCCGAGCTGTTCGAGTACGTCGACGGCGTCTCCAACCACGACTGCATGATCTCCCTGGCCCTCGGCCGGGAACCCAACCTCCTTCCCGGACACGGCGGTTGGGCCGTCGCCGCGAAGTGGTACCACCGCTGGTTCACCGACGGCGTCGTGCGCCGCGCGCCCTCCGCGGAGGAAATCGCGCGAGTGGAGCGGGAGTTGCCCGGGGTGAAGATCGAGGTGGTGCCGGGCGAGAGGCAACTGCTCTCCGAGGCGCCCGGACAGGACAGCTACAGCTACGAACTCGCGCACGTCTTCGTCGGGGCGCACAGCGAGGAGGAGCTGCGCGAGAAGTACGAACGGGCCCTGGCCGCACTGCCGTTCCGCATCGACGACCCGGACCCGGACCCGGAGCGGCAGCGGCAACCCGAGGCGGCGCCGGAGCGGGAACCGGCAGCCGCCGACTGACCGGCGGCCCGGCCCCGAGCACCAAGCGAACGCGTAAGTGAAGGAGCGTGCACCATGCGCTTCGTGAGCAACCTGCCGTACAAGACGGAGGAGACCGAGCACATCTGGATCCCCGTATCGGACGGCACCCGCCTCGCCGCCCGCATCCGGCGCCCGGTCTCCTCCGAGGAGGAGCCGGTGCCCGCCGTCCTGGAGTACATCCCGTACCGCAAGCGCGATCTCACCGCGGTCCGCGACTCCGTCCACCACCCCTACATCGCGGGCCACGGCTATGCCTGCGTACGCGTCGACCTGCGCGGAACGGGCGAGTCCGAGGGGGTGCTTCTCGACGAGTATCTGGAGCAGGAGCAGCAGGACGCCGAGGACGTCCTCGCCTGGATCGCCGACCAGCCCTGGTGCGACGGAAGCACCGGGATGATGGGCATCTCCTGGGGCGCCTTCAGCGCGCTCCAGGTCGCCGCGCGGCGCCCGCCGAGCCTGCGCGCCGTCGTCATCGCGTCGTTCACGGACGACCGCTACGCCGACGACATGCACTACATGGGCGGCTGTCTGCTCTCGGACAATCTCGCCGAGGCGGGCACCATGTTCGCCTACGCCACCTGCCCGCCGGACCCGGCGCTCGTGGGCGAACGCTGGCGCGACATGTGGCACGAGCGCCTGGAGAACTCCCGCCCCTGGGCACTGGAATGGCTGCGCCACCAGCGCCGCGACGACTACTGGCGGCACGCCTCCGTCTGCGAGGACTACCAGGACGTGCGATGCCCCGTACTGGCCTCCAGCGGCTGGGCGGACGGCTACTCCAACGCCGTCACCCGCCTCCTCGGCAATCTCGACGTGCCCCGCAAGGGCCTCATCGGGCCGTGGTCGCACAAGTTCCCGCACCTGGGGGAGCCCGGCCCGGCCATCGGCTACCTCCAGGAGGTCGTGCGCTGGTGGGACCACTGGCTCAAGGGCGCGGACAACGGCGCCATGGACGGCCCGATGCTCCGCACCTGGATGCAGGAGAGCGTCCCGCCCTCGACCTCGTACGAGGAACGCCCCGGGCGCTGGGTCGGCGAGCCGTCCTGGCCGTCCCCGGAGATCACCCCCGTCGCGCACCCGCTCGGGCGCCACCGCATAGGCGAACCGGGCGAGCGCGTCCCCGACGAGGAGCTGACGGTGCAATCGCCGCTGTCCGTCGGCCAGTTCGCCGGAAAGTGGGCCTCGTACAACGCACCGCCCGATCTGCCTTACGACCAGCGCGAGGAGGACGGCGGCTCGCTCGTATTCGACACCGGGGCACTGTCCGAGCGCGTGGAGATCCTCGGATCGCCCACCGTGGAGCTGGACTTCCGCGTGAACGAGCCGGTGGCGATGGTGGCCGCCCGGCTGTCGGACGTCGCTCCCGACGGCGCCGCGACCCGCGTCACCTACGGGCTGCTCAACCTCACCCGCCGTGGCGCCGACGGCATGCCGGTCGCCTCCGAGCCGGAACTGCTGGAACCCGGCCGCCGCTATCGGGCGTCCGTACAGCTCAACGGCGTCGGCCAGGCCTTCCCGCCAGGCCACCGCATCCGGCTGTCGCTGTCCACGTCGTACTGGCCGCTGGCCTGGCCGCCGCCCCGGCCGGTGCTGCTGAGCGTGCACACGGGCGGCAGCACGCTGACGCTGCCGGTGCGCCCGCCCACGGAGGACGGCGAGATGCGCACCCAGCCGTTCGAGGAACCGGAGGGCACCCCGCCGCTGAAGACGACCCGTACCGGCGCCCCCGACTCGCGCTGGGAGGTCCACCGCGACCTGGTGAACTACAACTCGTCCCTGGAGATCGTCAAGGACGCCGGGACGGTGCACTTCGACGACATCGACTGGGACGTCAGCCGCCGTGCCTACGAGCGCTACGACTCCGTGGCCGACGAATTCGGCTCTGTGCGCGGCGAGTCGGCGTGGACGATGGCCTTCGGACGCGACGAGTGGCGGGTGCGCACGGAGACCCGCACGGTGCTTCGTTCCACCGAGTCGGAGTTCGTCCTGGACGCCATCCTCGACGGCTACGAGGGGGAACGGCGGGTCTTCTCCCGCACCTGGAACGAGCGGGTGCCCCGCGACCACCTCTAGCCGTCCGGCGGCGCCCGAACCGGCCTCCGGTACGTCACGGGACCGGCCGCAGGCGTATCGATCTAGGTGCGGTCCGCGGCCTTCTCGGCGTGCGGCGCGACGTAGATGCGGTAGCCGGGCATGTGGCGCAGCGGCTGCGAGGGCCAGCCGCGTGCCCACACCGGCGGCCGGTGGTACCTGGTGGTGACGGCCATCGGCTTGTGGCGCAGGGCGAGTTGGCGCAGGCCGTCGGCGGTGATGCTCATGTCGTGGCCGTTGGACTGGCGGGAGGAGCAGCCCGCGTAGTGGCTGATCGGCACGGCGAGCGGACCGGTCACCGTGCACGGCGCGTGCAGCCCCATCTCGTGCATGGTGTCGGCCGCCGCGGTCAGTTGCCGCGTCATCTCGTGGTTGCGCTCCAGAACGTTGCCGAGCACCTGGTACTGGACGCCGAAGTGACTGCCCAGCAGCAGCGCCGGAAGCAGGATCAGCAGCAGCGGACGGCGGCCCGTGGGCCCCTGTGAGAACACTCGCCGCACGCACTCGCCGACGGGCACCGCGAGCAGCGCGTACGACGGCAGCAGGAAGCGTGGGGCGGCGTACCCCATGAGGAAGAGATAGGGCAGCGCCAGCACCACGGCCACGACCGAGGCGAGCACCGCGGTGTCCCTCCTGCCCGAACGCACCGCCGCGGCGATGCCGCCGCCGGCGAGCAGCGGCAGCGCGAACCACCACACCGCGGTCTGCGGCTCCTCCCACGCCATGTCGCACGGGCGGCACAGCATCCGCCCCTGAAGGCTGCGCACATGGTCGCCGATGGCGATGTTCCAGCCCATGCCGCCCTGGATCTCGCTGGCCCGGTGCAGCCGCGTGAGGAGCCCCCCGTACGACATGAACGCCTCGAAGACCCAGGGCGCGACGCCCACCAGCGCACCGGCGGCGAGCACGCCGAGCAGCCTGGGGCGGCGCCAGGACCGTACGAGCAGGGCCGCGGCGCCGAGCGCGAGCACCAGCCAGGCGGCGTCCGGCGGCCGCATAAGTGCCACGACGGCGACCGACACTCCGAGTCCGGCGAGGGCCGCGGTGTCGTCGTCGCGGCGGGCCAGCCGCAGGAAGCAGCCGGTGGCCGCGAGCGCTCCGAAGGCGCACCAGAGGTTCGGCATGGCCTGCGGCCCGTAGTAGAGGCTCACCCACAGACCGGCGAACAGGGCGCCGCCCCAGGCGAGTACGGGTCCGGGCACCAGGCGCCGCCAGATCCACAGGGTCGCCAGGAGCGCCAGTCCGGACAGCACGGCGAGAAAGACCCGCAGCAGCGTGGTGGAGGTGGTGAAGGCGACGACGGGTGCCACCAGATAGGAGATGCCGCGGGCGCGCGGGGCGCTGAAGTAGGCGGCGGGGTCCTGGGTGTCGACCTGGCTGACGTAGACCGACTCGTCCCAGCCGAGGCCGGTGCCCGGCAGTACGAGCAGGATCTGGCCCAGGGTGTAGAGCGCCGCGACCGCACCGAGCTGGAGCAGGGAGAGCCCGGATGTTCCGGTCCCGTACTCGGGGAGGCGTCTGAGGCGGTCGGTGGCTGGTGCGCTCGGAGTTGCAGGCAGCACGTACATGGCCGAACCTCGTCCCGCTTGTGAAACCTGAGAAACCGGCAGAGAGATCTGTGGGCGAGATCTATGCGTAACACCCGGTTTGTCGGTTTTGCGGTAATGGTGGCCCCGGCCCGGTCACTCACCGGCCCGGCGCATACGATCACCCGTATGAGCTCCTCAGCACCCTCCGCGCGGACAGCGGTGATCGGCGGTGGAGCGGTCGGCGGCCTCATCGCCGCCTTCGCCCGCGAGGCCGGTCACGACGTCACCCTCTGCCTGCGAGCGCCCCTCGAAGAGCTGACCTTGAGCACGAGCGGTGAAGTCCTGCGCCCGGATCTGCGCTTCGCCACGGCGCCGGACCAAGTCGCCCGCCACGACTGGGTGTTCCTGACCACCAAGGCGCAGGACACCCAGGGCGCGGCCGGATGGCTGGACGCGCTGTGCGGGCCGAGCACCGTCGTCGCCGTCGTCCAGAACGGCATCGACCACGTCGAACGCGTCGCGCCGCTGCTCCCGGACGGTGCCGAGGCGCTGCCGACGCTGGCCTACATGGCCGTCGAACGGGTCGCGCCCGGCCGGATCGTCCACCACTTCTCCAGCGAACTGCACGTCCCCGAGGGCCGGTCGGCCGAGCGTCTCCAGGAGCTGCTCGCCGGCAGCCGCCTCACGGTGCGCGGCGTAGCGGACTTCCGTACGGCCGCATGGCGGAAGCTGTTCACGAACGTCGCCGCCAACCCGCTGACGGCGCTGCTGCTACAGCGCATGCACATCCTCGGCGACGAGGAGATGCGCGCCCGCGCGGAGGAGATACTCATGGAGGCGCTCGCCGTCGCACAGGCGGAGGGCGCGCGGGTGGACGAGGGGGATGTGCGGCGGGCGCTGCGGGCGAACCTCGCGGTGGGGCCCGACGGTGGCACGTCCACCTTCTACGACCGGCTGGCGGGCCGCCCCATGGAGCACGAACACATCACCGGCGCGGTGGTCCGCGCCGCCGACCGGCACGGCATGGCCGCCCCGCTCAACCGGCTGCTGCTGACGATGCTGCGGGCCGCCGACCGTGAGCTGCGCGAACGCAGTTCCGGCGCCTCCGAAGCCAGTTCCGGCGACGCCGAGGGCAGCTCCGGCGTCCTGGAGGGCTGAGCCGGGCGCCCGCCGCGGAAGGCACCGCGCGAGGTGCGGTCAAGCCGTACGCGGCACCCGGCTCACGCGCCCCGGCGGGAGGCGCTGCCGCCTTCCATCCCGCGCAGCCGTTCCATCTCACGCCGGTCGCGCTTCGTCGGGCGCCCCGCGCCGCGGTCGCGGCGCCCGGCCGGTGCGACCGCCTCGCGGGGCGGCGGTGGCGGGCTGTGGTCGGCGTAGCACTCGACGGCCACCGGTGCGCCCACACGCTTGCGGATGACGCGGGAGACCACGACCACGCGCTCACGCCCGGCCTGCCGCACCCGCACCTGATCGCCGGGACGCACCGGATGGGCGGGCTTGACGCGTTCCCCGTTGACCCGGACATGGCCTGCGCGGCACGCTGTGGCCGCCGCCGAGCGGGTCTTGGTGAGCCGTACCGACCAGATCCACACATCGACCCGTACGGTCCCTGCGTCTTCAGCCATGGGCCCCAATCTAGAGCCCCCGGGGCGGGCCGGTCAGCGGCGGGCGAGACGGCGCTCGCCGCCCGCGCCGGTCTCGTAGTCCAGGGCGTAGTGCTCGAAGATCCCGGGCTCGCCCTCCGCGGGCAGTTCCCCGTCCGTCTCGATGGACGGGGCCGCCCTCACATCTCTCCTGCCGTACGCGACCTTCACGTACCCCGGGCCGACGGTCGCCCCCTCCAGCGGTACGAACACCAGCTTCCGCCGCGTGGGCATGCCCGTGGTGACGGTGGCGAAGAAGGGCCGGTCAGTGCGTGTATCGACGTAGACGGCCTCCAGTTTGCCGATCTTGCTGCCCCCGGAGTCGACCACGTCGTGGTCCCGCCACTCGCGGATGTCTCTCGCCTCGAACATCCCGGCCATCCCTCCGTGCAGTCGACAGGTCCACGGGCGCCGCGCACCGGTACGTGACCCCAGCCTGCGGCATGAAACAAGGTTTGGCAGCGGGCGGCCGGGTGGTACTGGGGCGGGGTGAATTCCCACCTCACCCTCCGGGTCGACGGCGAAGCGCGGTCCCTGACCGTCGACACACGCACCACACTCCTCGACGCCCTGCGCGACCGGCTCTCCGTCACATCGCCCAAGAAGGGCTGCGACCACGGGCAGTGCGGCGCCTGCACGGTCCTCCTCGACGGGCGGCGCGTGCTGAGCTGTCTGACGTTCGCCGTCGCCCACGACGGATCGGAGGTGACCACCGCAGACGGGCTCGTCACGGACGGCGAACTGCACCCGCTCCAGCGGGCGTTCATCGACCACGACGGCTTCCAGTGCGGCTACTGCACGCCCGGCCAGATCTGCTCGGCGGCCGGCATGCTCGCCGAGGCGGAGGCCGGGCACCCGAGTTCCGTCACACCGGCCGACGACGGCGCCCACGGACACCCCGACGGCGGGCGCAGCCCGGCCGCGCTCGGCGACGACGAGATCCGTGAGCGGATGAGCGGCAACCTGTGCCGCTGCGGCGCCTACGTCAACATCGTCGCCGCGATCCGGGAGGTGTCGGCGAAGTGATCCCCTTCGACTACGCGCCCGCCTCCGACACCGGCAGCGCCGTCGCCACCGTCATGGCGCGCCCCGGGGCGGCGTTCCTCGGCGGCGGCACCAACCTCGTGGACCACATGAAGCTCGGCGTCGCCTCGCCCGGACTCCTCGTGGACGTCACACGCCTACCGCTCGACCGCATCGAGGAGCTTCCCGACGGCGGCCTGCGCATCGGCGCCACCGTCCGCAACAGCGATCTGGCGGCGCATCCGTACGTGCGCCGGCGCTACCCCGTACTGTCCCAGGCGCTGCTGGCGGGAGCCTCCGGCCAGTTGCGCAACGCCGCGACCACGGCGGGCAATCTGCTCCAGCGCACCCGCTGCCCCTACTTCCAGGACGTCACCACACCGTGCAACAAGCGGGAACCGGGCACCGGTTGCGCGGCGATCGGCGGCTGGAACCGCAACCACGCGGTCCTCGGCGCCTCCGAACACTGCGTCGCCGTGCACCCTTCGGACATGGCCGTCGCCATGAGCGCCCTCGACGCCGTGGTCATCGTGCTCGGCGAGGACGGCGAACGGCGCATCCCGCTGCGGGAGTTCCACCGGCTCCCCGGCAGCTCGCCCGAACTCGACACGGTCATCGCGCACGGCGAACTCGTCACCTCCGTGGAGCTGCCGCCGCCGCCCGCCGGTGCGCGCTCCGGCTACCGGAAGGTGCGCGAGCGTGCTTCGTTCGCCTTCGCGCTGGTGTCCGTGGCCGCCGTCGTCGTCACCGACGGTGCGCGCGTCAGCGACGCACGCATCGCCTTCGGCGGCCTCGCACACAAGCCCTGGCGCGCCACGCAGGCGGAGGAGGCGCTGCGCGGGACGACGGCCACCGACGAGGCGTTCCGGGAGGCGGCCGACGCCGAACTGCGGCACGCCGAGCCCCTGCCGGGCAACGGCTTCAAGATCCCGATGACGCGCAACACGCTCGCCGCACTGCTGCGCGAGCTGGCCACGGAGGAGCGGTCATGAGCAGGACCAACGCCCGCGGTTCGGAGGGCGCGACGCGCACCGCGGAGCCCTCCCACCCCCTGAAACCCCTCGACGTACGGTCCGTCGGAACCTCGCCGCAGCGCCTGGACGGCCCGGAGAAGGTCACCGGCACCGCCCGCTACGCCTGGGAACACCCGCTGTCCGCGCCGCTGTACGCACACCCCTTGCAGGCCGCCGTCGCACGTGGACGGGTCGTGGTGATGGACACCGGGCAGGCGGAGGCGCTCGACGGTGTACTCGCCGTGCTCACCCCGTACAACGCGCCCCGGCTCGCCGACACGGACGACCCCGAACTCGCCGTGCTGCAATCCGAAGAGGTCGCGTTCCGGGGCCAGTTCATCGGCGCCGTCGTCGCGGAGACCCCCGAGATCGCGCGGCACGCCGCCGGACTCGTGGACGTCGCATACGAACAGCAGCCGCACGACACCGAGTTGAGAGCCGACCGGCCGGACCTCTACCGGCCCGAGGTCGTCAACCCGACCTACGAGACCGACACCGAGGACGGCGACGTCGAAGCGGCACTCGCCGCCGCGCCCGTCAGCGTCGACGTCACCTACAGCACGCCCATGGAGCACAACAACCCGATGGAGCCGCACACTTGCGTCGCGGTCTGGGAGGCGTCCGAAGACGACGGCGCCGGGCCGCAGTTGACGCTGTACGACTCCACCCAGGGAGCGCACCGGGTGAGGGAGACGCTGGCGCCGCTGTTCGAACTGGCCCCGGAGAGCGTGCGGGTGATCTCCCCGCACGTCGGCGGCGGCTTCGGCTCGAAGGGCATGCCGCACGCGCACAACGTGCTCGCCGTGCTCGCGGCGAAGGTCTCCGGCGGACGTCCCGTCAAACTCGCCCTCACACGGCAGCAGATGTTCTCCCTCGCCGGGTACCGCACCCCCACGGTGCAGCGGCTGCGACTCGGCGCGGACACCGGCGGCAGGCTGACCGCCCTCAGCCACGACGTCGTCGAACAGACCGCCAGGTTCAAGGAGTTCGCGGAGCAGACCGGTGTCGCGAGCCGGATGATGTACGCGGCGGGCAACCGCGGCACCAGCCACCGGCTGGCGGCGCTCGACGTCCCCGTACCGTCGTGGATGCGTGCGCCCGGCGAGGCGCCCGGCATGTTCGCCGCGGAAGCCGCCATGGACGAACTAGCCCTCGCCTGCGGCATCGACCCCATCGAACTGCGAGTACGCAACGAACCCGAGACCGACCCGGAGACCGGCCGGCCCTGGTCCGGCAGGCACCTGGTGCGCTGCCTGCGCACCGGGGCCGAACGCTTCGGCTGGGACCGTCGCGCCGAACCCGGGACGCGGCGCGAGGGCGACTGGCTCATCGGATTGGGCGTCGCCAGCTCCACCTACCCGGCCTACGCCTTCCCCGGATCGGTCGCCGAGGTCGAACGCCGCACGAACGGCGACGGCGGACCCGACGGATACGCGGTGCGCATCGGCGCGGCCGACATCGGCACCGGCACCTGGACCGTGCTCACCCAGATCGCAGCCGACGCCCTCAACTGCCCCTTCGAGGAAGTCCACTTGGAGATCGGCGACACCGGGCTCCCGATGGGCACCGTCGCCGGCGGCTCCTCCGGCGTCAGCTCCTGGGGCTCCACCGTCGTGGCCGCGTCCCGTGCCTTCCGCGAGGAGCACGGCGACGATCCCGTCCCCGGCGCCCGCACCCGCGCCGAGATGCCCTCGGACCCCGAACTGCGGAACTACTCGGCGCACTCCTTCGGCGCCCAGTTCGCCGAGGTACGAGTGCACGCCGACACCGGCGAGGTCCGCGTACCGCGCATGCTGGGCGTCTTCTCCACGGGGCGGATCATCAACCCCCGTACCGCGCGCTCCCAGTTCATCGGCGGAATGGTCATGGGAATGTCCATGGCGCTGTTCGAGGAGAGCGTCCTCGACCACGGCACCGGACACGTCGTCAACCACGACTTCGCGCAGTACCACATCCCCACCTGCGCCGACGTGCTCGACGTCGACGCCGTATGGCTGGACGAACCCGATCCGCACGCCAACCCCATGGGCTCCAAGGGCATCGGGGAGATCGGCATCGTCGGTGCGCCCGCGGCCGTCGTGAACGCCGTGCACAACGCCACAGGAATCCGCGTCCGGGACCTGCCGGTCACACCGGACAAGCTTCTCCGGTCCTGAAACGGGCCGGCGTCGGCGGACACGCACCACGAGGTCCGACCGGCGCGCTCCGGTCACACACGATTCACCAGCGACG from Streptomyces marispadix includes:
- a CDS encoding ATP-grasp domain-containing protein, with translation MDEANHDVLRQVPHAEEYAFHPLLDAEEIQSSEVSVPDLLEEARAALEAFEGSVDAVVGYWDFPVSTIVAILNQEYGLRGASLEAVVKCEHKYWSRLEQQKVISEHPRFGLVSLEEKDPRLPEGMRFPVWLKPVKSYSSELAFGVADETEFREAVGKIREGISRVGRPFEYILERLDLPPEIADAGGQACLAEESLSGVQAAVEGYVREGEITVYGALDSIDYPDSSCFLRHQYPSQLPEPVQRRLKDVAKRVIGQIGMDDATFSVEFFYDAQRDEVNLLEINPRHSQSHAELFEYVDGVSNHDCMISLALGREPNLLPGHGGWAVAAKWYHRWFTDGVVRRAPSAEEIARVERELPGVKIEVVPGERQLLSEAPGQDSYSYELAHVFVGAHSEEELREKYERALAALPFRIDDPDPDPERQRQPEAAPEREPAAAD
- a CDS encoding CocE/NonD family hydrolase, with translation MRFVSNLPYKTEETEHIWIPVSDGTRLAARIRRPVSSEEEPVPAVLEYIPYRKRDLTAVRDSVHHPYIAGHGYACVRVDLRGTGESEGVLLDEYLEQEQQDAEDVLAWIADQPWCDGSTGMMGISWGAFSALQVAARRPPSLRAVVIASFTDDRYADDMHYMGGCLLSDNLAEAGTMFAYATCPPDPALVGERWRDMWHERLENSRPWALEWLRHQRRDDYWRHASVCEDYQDVRCPVLASSGWADGYSNAVTRLLGNLDVPRKGLIGPWSHKFPHLGEPGPAIGYLQEVVRWWDHWLKGADNGAMDGPMLRTWMQESVPPSTSYEERPGRWVGEPSWPSPEITPVAHPLGRHRIGEPGERVPDEELTVQSPLSVGQFAGKWASYNAPPDLPYDQREEDGGSLVFDTGALSERVEILGSPTVELDFRVNEPVAMVAARLSDVAPDGAATRVTYGLLNLTRRGADGMPVASEPELLEPGRRYRASVQLNGVGQAFPPGHRIRLSLSTSYWPLAWPPPRPVLLSVHTGGSTLTLPVRPPTEDGEMRTQPFEEPEGTPPLKTTRTGAPDSRWEVHRDLVNYNSSLEIVKDAGTVHFDDIDWDVSRRAYERYDSVADEFGSVRGESAWTMAFGRDEWRVRTETRTVLRSTESEFVLDAILDGYEGERRVFSRTWNERVPRDHL
- a CDS encoding 2-dehydropantoate 2-reductase codes for the protein MSSSAPSARTAVIGGGAVGGLIAAFAREAGHDVTLCLRAPLEELTLSTSGEVLRPDLRFATAPDQVARHDWVFLTTKAQDTQGAAGWLDALCGPSTVVAVVQNGIDHVERVAPLLPDGAEALPTLAYMAVERVAPGRIVHHFSSELHVPEGRSAERLQELLAGSRLTVRGVADFRTAAWRKLFTNVAANPLTALLLQRMHILGDEEMRARAEEILMEALAVAQAEGARVDEGDVRRALRANLAVGPDGGTSTFYDRLAGRPMEHEHITGAVVRAADRHGMAAPLNRLLLTMLRAADRELRERSSGASEASSGDAEGSSGVLEG
- a CDS encoding RNA-binding S4 domain-containing protein, which translates into the protein MAEDAGTVRVDVWIWSVRLTKTRSAAATACRAGHVRVNGERVKPAHPVRPGDQVRVRQAGRERVVVVSRVIRKRVGAPVAVECYADHSPPPPPREAVAPAGRRDRGAGRPTKRDRREMERLRGMEGGSASRRGA
- a CDS encoding PRC-barrel domain-containing protein; the encoded protein is MFEARDIREWRDHDVVDSGGSKIGKLEAVYVDTRTDRPFFATVTTGMPTRRKLVFVPLEGATVGPGYVKVAYGRRDVRAAPSIETDGELPAEGEPGIFEHYALDYETGAGGERRLARR
- a CDS encoding (2Fe-2S)-binding protein; the encoded protein is MNSHLTLRVDGEARSLTVDTRTTLLDALRDRLSVTSPKKGCDHGQCGACTVLLDGRRVLSCLTFAVAHDGSEVTTADGLVTDGELHPLQRAFIDHDGFQCGYCTPGQICSAAGMLAEAEAGHPSSVTPADDGAHGHPDGGRSPAALGDDEIRERMSGNLCRCGAYVNIVAAIREVSAK
- a CDS encoding FAD binding domain-containing protein, giving the protein MIPFDYAPASDTGSAVATVMARPGAAFLGGGTNLVDHMKLGVASPGLLVDVTRLPLDRIEELPDGGLRIGATVRNSDLAAHPYVRRRYPVLSQALLAGASGQLRNAATTAGNLLQRTRCPYFQDVTTPCNKREPGTGCAAIGGWNRNHAVLGASEHCVAVHPSDMAVAMSALDAVVIVLGEDGERRIPLREFHRLPGSSPELDTVIAHGELVTSVELPPPPAGARSGYRKVRERASFAFALVSVAAVVVTDGARVSDARIAFGGLAHKPWRATQAEEALRGTTATDEAFREAADAELRHAEPLPGNGFKIPMTRNTLAALLRELATEERS
- a CDS encoding xanthine dehydrogenase family protein molybdopterin-binding subunit; this encodes MKPLDVRSVGTSPQRLDGPEKVTGTARYAWEHPLSAPLYAHPLQAAVARGRVVVMDTGQAEALDGVLAVLTPYNAPRLADTDDPELAVLQSEEVAFRGQFIGAVVAETPEIARHAAGLVDVAYEQQPHDTELRADRPDLYRPEVVNPTYETDTEDGDVEAALAAAPVSVDVTYSTPMEHNNPMEPHTCVAVWEASEDDGAGPQLTLYDSTQGAHRVRETLAPLFELAPESVRVISPHVGGGFGSKGMPHAHNVLAVLAAKVSGGRPVKLALTRQQMFSLAGYRTPTVQRLRLGADTGGRLTALSHDVVEQTARFKEFAEQTGVASRMMYAAGNRGTSHRLAALDVPVPSWMRAPGEAPGMFAAEAAMDELALACGIDPIELRVRNEPETDPETGRPWSGRHLVRCLRTGAERFGWDRRAEPGTRREGDWLIGLGVASSTYPAYAFPGSVAEVERRTNGDGGPDGYAVRIGAADIGTGTWTVLTQIAADALNCPFEEVHLEIGDTGLPMGTVAGGSSGVSSWGSTVVAASRAFREEHGDDPVPGARTRAEMPSDPELRNYSAHSFGAQFAEVRVHADTGEVRVPRMLGVFSTGRIINPRTARSQFIGGMVMGMSMALFEESVLDHGTGHVVNHDFAQYHIPTCADVLDVDAVWLDEPDPHANPMGSKGIGEIGIVGAPAAVVNAVHNATGIRVRDLPVTPDKLLRS